A genome region from Streptomyces pratensis includes the following:
- a CDS encoding 50S ribosomal protein L25/general stress protein Ctc, with translation MAEIKLDATVRTEFGKGAARRTRRANLVPGVVYGHGAEPVHINLPGHELLLALRTANVLIGLEIDGKDALVIPKAVQRNALKGNIEHVDLLTVKRGEKVNVEIAVHVEGDLAPGGNLLEYVQNTLLVEAEATHIPESVTVSIAGLDAGDSILAKDIPLPKGSVLAGDEDAVVLQVVAAQAEEAPAEEAGAEA, from the coding sequence ATGGCTGAGATCAAGCTCGACGCAACGGTCCGTACGGAGTTCGGCAAGGGCGCTGCCCGTCGCACCCGTCGCGCCAACCTGGTTCCCGGGGTCGTCTACGGCCACGGTGCTGAGCCGGTTCACATCAACCTGCCGGGCCACGAGCTGCTTCTCGCCCTGCGTACCGCCAACGTCCTGATCGGTCTCGAGATCGACGGCAAGGACGCCCTGGTGATCCCGAAGGCCGTGCAGCGCAACGCCCTCAAGGGCAACATCGAGCACGTCGACCTGCTGACCGTGAAGCGCGGCGAGAAGGTCAACGTCGAGATCGCGGTGCACGTCGAGGGCGACCTGGCGCCGGGCGGCAACCTGCTCGAGTACGTGCAGAACACGCTGCTCGTCGAGGCCGAGGCCACGCACATCCCCGAGTCCGTGACGGTCTCGATCGCGGGCCTGGACGCCGGTGACTCGATTCTCGCGAAGGACATCCCGCTCCCCAAGGGTTCGGTGCTGGCGGGCGACGAGGACGCCGTCGTGCTCCAGGTCGTCGCCGCGCAGGCCGAGGAGGCCCCCGCCGAGGAGGCCGGCGCCGAGGCCTGA
- the glmU gene encoding bifunctional UDP-N-acetylglucosamine diphosphorylase/glucosamine-1-phosphate N-acetyltransferase GlmU, protein MSANPPAAVVVLAAGEGTRMKSKTPKVLHEISGRSLVGHVVAASRELDPQHLVVVVGHASEQVTAHLSAGDTSVRTAYQAEQNGTGHAVRMGLEELGGTVDGTVIVVCGDTPLLSGETLSALATTHAADSNAVTVLTAEVPDSTGYGRIVRDAATGAVTEIVEHKDATAAQRAIREINSGVFAFDGRLLTDALGKVRTDNSQGEEYLTDVLSILREAGHRVGASVAGDHREILGINNRLQLAEARRLLNERLLERAMLAGVTVVDPASTLIDATVTYERDAIVHPGTQLLGSTHLAEDSEVGPNSRLRDTVVRAGARVDNTVADGAEVGPGATVGPFAYLRPGTRLGAKAKAGTYVEMKNATIGEGTKVPHLSYVGDATIGDHTNIGAASVFVNYDGVAKHHTTIGSHCRTGSDNMFVAPVTVGDGVYTAAGSVITKDVPSGSLAVARGQQRNIEGWVARKRPGSAAAQAAQAAVQESDGES, encoded by the coding sequence GTGAGCGCCAACCCCCCGGCAGCAGTCGTCGTCCTCGCAGCGGGTGAGGGCACCCGCATGAAGTCGAAGACCCCCAAGGTCCTGCACGAGATCTCCGGGCGCTCGCTCGTCGGACATGTCGTCGCCGCCTCCCGTGAGCTCGACCCCCAGCACCTCGTCGTGGTCGTCGGTCACGCCAGCGAGCAGGTCACCGCGCACCTGTCCGCCGGCGACACCTCCGTGCGCACCGCCTACCAGGCCGAGCAGAACGGAACCGGCCACGCGGTCCGGATGGGCCTCGAGGAGCTCGGCGGCACCGTGGACGGCACCGTGATCGTCGTCTGCGGTGACACCCCGCTGCTCTCCGGCGAGACCCTCTCCGCGCTCGCCACGACCCACGCCGCCGACTCGAACGCCGTCACCGTGCTGACCGCCGAGGTACCGGACTCCACCGGCTACGGCCGGATCGTGCGCGACGCGGCCACCGGCGCGGTCACCGAGATCGTCGAGCACAAGGACGCCACCGCCGCACAGCGTGCGATCCGGGAGATCAACTCGGGCGTCTTCGCGTTCGACGGCCGCCTGCTGACCGACGCCCTGGGCAAGGTGCGTACGGACAACAGCCAGGGCGAGGAGTACCTCACCGACGTGCTGTCGATCCTGCGTGAGGCCGGGCACCGCGTGGGGGCCTCGGTCGCCGGCGACCACCGGGAGATCCTGGGGATCAACAACCGCCTCCAGCTGGCGGAGGCGCGGCGCCTGCTCAACGAGCGGCTGCTGGAGCGCGCCATGCTCGCCGGCGTGACGGTCGTGGACCCCGCGTCGACGCTGATCGACGCGACGGTGACGTACGAGCGTGACGCGATCGTGCACCCGGGGACCCAGCTGCTCGGGTCGACGCACCTCGCGGAGGACTCCGAGGTCGGCCCGAACTCCCGTCTGAGGGACACCGTCGTCCGCGCGGGCGCCCGGGTGGACAACACGGTCGCCGACGGCGCCGAGGTGGGCCCGGGAGCGACCGTGGGCCCGTTCGCGTATCTGCGGCCGGGGACGCGCCTGGGGGCGAAGGCGAAGGCGGGCACGTACGTCGAGATGAAGAACGCGACGATCGGCGAGGGCACGAAGGTGCCGCACCTGAGTTACGTCGGGGACGCGACGATCGGTGATCACACCAACATCGGTGCGGCGAGCGTGTTCGTGAACTACGACGGGGTGGCCAAGCACCACACCACGATCGGGTCCCACTGCCGGACCGGGTCGGACAATATGTTTGTGGCGCCTGTCACGGTCGGGGACGGCGTTTACACGGCGGCGGGCTCGGTCATCACCAAGGATGTGCCGTCCGGTTCGCTGGCTGTCGCACGGGGCCAGCAGCGGAATATCGAGGGCTGGGTGGCCCGGAAGCGTCCCGGGAGCGCGGCGGCGCAGGCTGCTCAGGCAGCCGTGCAGGAGTCCGACGGCGAAAGCTGA
- the pth gene encoding aminoacyl-tRNA hydrolase: MSDVTDPWLIVGLGNPGPEYAANRHNVGFMVADLLAERIGGKFKRAQKAQAQVLEGRIGPPGPSSRRVVLAKPMSYMNLSGGPVTALRDFYKVPTDHIVAVHDELDIDFGMLRLKLGGGDNGHNGLKSMTKAMGPDYHRVRFGIGRPPGRMQVADFVLKDFSSAERKELAYLVDRSADAVESLLADGLERAQSTYNS; this comes from the coding sequence ATGTCCGACGTCACCGACCCCTGGCTGATCGTGGGCCTCGGCAATCCCGGCCCCGAGTACGCGGCGAACCGGCACAACGTCGGTTTCATGGTCGCCGATCTGCTGGCGGAGCGGATCGGCGGCAAGTTCAAGCGGGCGCAGAAGGCGCAGGCGCAGGTGCTGGAGGGGCGGATCGGTCCACCGGGGCCGTCGAGCCGTCGTGTGGTGCTGGCGAAGCCGATGTCGTACATGAATCTGTCGGGCGGGCCGGTCACCGCGCTGCGGGACTTCTACAAGGTGCCCACTGATCACATCGTGGCGGTGCACGACGAGCTGGACATCGATTTCGGCATGCTGCGGCTGAAGCTGGGCGGCGGTGACAACGGGCACAACGGGCTGAAGTCGATGACGAAGGCGATGGGTCCGGATTATCACCGGGTGCGGTTCGGGATCGGGCGCCCGCCGGGGCGGATGCAGGTCGCCGATTTCGTACTGAAGGATTTCTCGTCGGCGGAGCGCAAGGAGCTCGCGTATCTGGTGGACCGGTCGGCGGATGCGGTGGAGTCGTTGCTGGCGGACGGGCTGGAGCGGGCGCAGTCCACGTACAACTCCTGA
- a CDS encoding ribose-phosphate diphosphokinase translates to MTGIKTTGEKKLMLFSGRAHPELAEEVAHQLGVGLVPTKAFDFANGEIYVRFQESARGADCFLIQSHTAPINKWIMEQLIMLDALKRASARSITVIVPFYGYARQDKKHRGREPISARMVADLMKTAGADRILTVDLHTDQIQGFFDGPVDHLFALPILADYVGAKVDRSKLTIVSPDAGRVRVADRWCDRLDAPLAIVHKRRDKDVPNQVSVHEVVGNVEGRVCVLVDDMIDTGGTICAAADALFAHGAEDVIVTATHGVLSGPAADRLKNSKVSEFVFTDTLPTPGELEIDKITVLSIAPTIARAVREVFEDGSVTSLFEEQE, encoded by the coding sequence GTGACCGGGATCAAGACGACCGGCGAGAAGAAACTGATGCTCTTCTCCGGCCGCGCCCACCCCGAGCTGGCCGAGGAGGTCGCACATCAGCTGGGTGTCGGTCTCGTGCCGACGAAGGCCTTCGATTTCGCCAACGGTGAGATCTACGTGCGTTTCCAGGAGTCCGCTCGCGGCGCCGACTGCTTCCTGATCCAGAGCCACACGGCTCCGATCAACAAGTGGATCATGGAGCAGCTGATCATGCTGGACGCGCTGAAGCGCGCGTCGGCGCGGTCCATCACGGTGATCGTGCCGTTCTACGGCTACGCCCGTCAGGACAAGAAGCACCGTGGCCGCGAGCCGATCTCGGCGCGCATGGTCGCGGACCTGATGAAGACGGCGGGTGCGGACCGCATCCTCACCGTCGATCTGCACACGGACCAGATCCAGGGCTTCTTCGACGGTCCGGTGGACCACCTGTTCGCGCTGCCGATCCTGGCGGACTACGTCGGTGCGAAGGTGGACCGGTCGAAGCTGACGATCGTGTCGCCGGACGCCGGCCGGGTGCGGGTGGCGGACCGTTGGTGCGACCGTCTGGACGCGCCGCTGGCGATCGTGCACAAGCGCCGCGACAAGGACGTGCCGAATCAGGTCAGCGTCCACGAGGTCGTCGGTAACGTCGAGGGCCGGGTGTGTGTCCTGGTCGACGACATGATCGACACGGGTGGCACGATCTGTGCCGCAGCGGACGCCCTGTTCGCGCACGGTGCCGAGGACGTCATAGTGACGGCCACGCACGGCGTGCTCTCGGGTCCGGCGGCGGACCGGCTGAAGAACTCGAAGGTCAGTGAGTTCGTCTTCACGGACACGCTGCCGACGCCGGGTGAGCTGGAGATCGACAAGATCACGGTGCTCTCGATCGCGCCGACGATCGCCCGTGCGGTACGTGAGGTGTTCGAGGACGGTTCCGTGACGAGCCTCTTCGAGGAGCAGGAGTGA